The region GCAAAAGTGTGGCTCCATTCTTTTCAAAACCTTGCGCCAATTTCCAGGGTTCGGTAGAATAGACCGTTTTTTCTTCGTACTTTCCCTTGAATAAACGAACTGCACAATTATCTAATAGGTCGATCGCGGGAATCAGAATCATAAGGATCGGATGAAATTCTCCAAAATTTTTAGACCGTAGGTATGGGACTTCTCGGGATGGAATTGGGTACCGAAAATATTCCCTTTTTCGACGACCGCGGGGAATCGCTCTCCATAGTAATCGCAGAGACCGCTAACCGCCTTTCCTTCCACATCGACCGGTCTGTACGAGTGGATGAAATATACGAAGGACTCGTCGTCCAATCCGTTCAATAAAACGCTTTTAGAAGGATTCCGTTTATAAAGGCGATTCCATCCGATGTGAGGAACCTTATAATTCTTGCCTCGAAACTTTCTTACCTTGCCCTTTATATAGCCTAAGCCTTGGACTAACTCTTTCGGATTTCCGGAAACTGTCTCATCCGAATCCTCGAAAAGAATTTGGTATCCGATGCAAATTCCGAAAAGAGGTTTTCCAGATTGAACGTGCCCGTCCACATACTTGCGAAGGCCTGATTCGTTCAGGTTATGCATCGCTTTATCGAAATGGCCGTCGCCAGGAAGAATCAAGGCATCGGCAGATTGTAAAACTTCCGGGTCTTTGGTATAAATGAAATCTTTGGTAAAATGAGAAATCGCTTTTAGACAAGAATGAATATTACCCATCCCATAATCTAAAACTGCGATCACTCCAATACTCCCTTTGTAGAAGGAATCATACCCGCCGAAGCCGGATCTATCTCCATGGCCATACGGAGAGCCTTACCTAGACCCTTGAAAATAGACTCATGAATATGGTGGCGATTTTCGCCGTAATGAACCACAACGTGCAGGTTCATTTTCGCGTTCAATGCGAACTTTTGTAGGAACTCCAAACTCAATTCCGCATCATAGATTCCGAATTTTCCGGTCAATTCCGGTCCGGTATATTTATAATAATATCTGCCGCCCAGATCTACTGCAACCGTAGTCAGGACTTCGTCCATAGGAAGAGTATAATGCCCGTATCTGCGGATACCGGCTTTGTCTCCCAGTTGCTTGTGTATAATATTACCGAGAAGAATCGCGGTATCTTCCACGCTATGATGGCAATCGATTTCTATGTCTCCTCGTAACCAAAGATCCATATCGATCAAACCGTGTTTAGAGACATGGGAAAGCATATGCTCGAAGAATGGAATCTCCGTATCGAACTTGTACTTACCCGTTCCCCGGATATTCAGGGCCAATTTAATATCCGTCTCCGAGGTTTTGCGTTCTTCTTTCATTCTATCCTGACCCTACTTTCCCCTTAATTATCGTGTCAATGAATTCCAAAAATAAGCTGACGGAAAGGCCTCCCGCTTAAAATTATCCAACAGGGAGAAATCCCTCCAACCACGCGCCGAAGTGGCGGAATTGGTAGACGCACTGGTTTCAGGTACCAGCGGGTAACACCGTGGGGGTTCGAGTCCCTTCTTCGGCAAGAATTTTCATTAAGCAAATAAACTTGGGACTCGAAGCGAGGCCGAGAGAGCAAACATAGCGACCATAGGAGCGTCATGTTTGCGACCGAGGGACAGGAAGTCCCGAGGCTCGGACGAGACGCCGTGGAGCACAGTCGAACACGAAGTGAGACTGCGAAACGGCGAGTCCCTTCTTCGGCAAAAAATTTCCTCTCCTTTTACCTTCTCCCAGAAAACCAAAAGTAAAATGCGGGAACCGCAAAACGACTGAGTATCGTCGCGGCAATTTCTCCGAAGATCAGAGAAACGGCCAGGCCTTGGAAGATAGGATCGAATAGCATTACCGAACTTCCCACAATCACCGCCGCTGCCGTCAGAAACATCGGCCGGAATCTTACAAGTCCCGCATCCAAAACCGCTTGCTTAGTGGATTTTCCGGATTCTATCTCCGCTTCTATGAAGTCCACAAGAATGATGGAGTTTCTCACTATGATACCGGCGCCCGCAATAAATCCGATCATAGAAGTCGCCGTAAAATAAGCTCCCGCAATCCAATGTCCGGGTATGATACCGATCAAGGAAATCGGAATCGGAGCCATAATTATGATAGGCAATCTATAACTCTGAAACCAACCGAGTACTAGAATATAAATGAGAACCATCACAATCGCAAAGGCCCCGCCCAAATCTCGGAACACTTCGTAAGTGATGAACCATTCTCCGTCCCACTTGATCACTGGATTCTTAGTATTCCAAGGTACGTCCGCCGTTTGAGTCGGATATTTGATTTCCGGCGATAAGGAAAGAATTCCATACACGGGGGCCTCTTCCTCTCCGGAGAATTCCGCGGTGACGTATTCCAGTGGTTTTAGGTTTTTACGATGCAATGTGCCCGACTTCTGAATTTTAGAAGTTCCTAATAATGCTTCGGAACGGACGGAACCTGCCAAAGGAGAGGAGATCCCCCAATTGGCGAAAGGCTCCGAACTGGATCTGAATTTTTCGGGAACGGACAAATCCACGGAAACGTCTTCCGGATTTTCGGATTCGGATAATAGAAATACGGAAGATTCTCTGAAATAGTAAGCCGCATTATTAGCGAGAGATGCGGAAGAAGTCCCTAAGATCCCACCTTTATTAAAATCGAACGGATAGAGGATCTTGGGGCGATTCTCCCTTAAGCTCGAATCCAAGTCTACGACTCCTTTTTTCTTTTCCAAGATCTCCAATACTTCTCCGGCGATTCTCTTTCTTTCCGCATCCGTAGGTCCGTAAATCTCCATTACCAATGTGGAGAGAACGGGCGGCCCGGGAGGTATCTCCAAAATTTTAGTCAAGGCACCGTTTCGTTTTCCATAATCGGAAAGCAAAGGGCGAATGGATTCGATGATCTCATGACTCTTTCCCTTTCTTTTTTTCTTTTCCTTAAGAACGATATGCAGGTCCGATTTCCAATCGTCCCTTCGTAGAAACGTATGCTTCACCATTCCCGAGAAGGAGAATGGAGCGGCTTCTCCTGCAAATATCTGTATTTTCTCTATATTCTCATTCTTTAATAATAGAATCGCCAGCTCTTTACTTCTTTCCAAATTCTCGGATAAAGGAGTTCTAGGATCGAAATCCAGGGTCACTTGAAATTCGTCCTTATCGTCGAAAGGCAACATCTTCACCTTCACGGCCTTCGTTAAAACCATTCCCACCGCGAATGAAAATAAGAGAAGAATGGTAAGGACTAGTTTTCCTAGATTCTTCGGCGATTCCAATAGCCAGCTTGCTATTCTAAGATAGATCGAATCCAATTTGGAAACTTTGCCGGGAGACGCCGAATGAGAAGTTTGCTCCTTCAATACCTTCGCAGCCACCCAAGGAATAACGGAGAAAGCCACCAAGAGAGATAAAATCATCGCAAGGCTCGCTCCGACTGGAATCGGTTTCATATAAGGCCCCATCATTCCCCGAACGAAAGCCATAGGGAGTATCGCAGCGATTACCGTAAATGTGGCGAGAATAGTAGGATTTCCTACTTCGGAAACGGCGTTTAGAATGGACGCGATTTTATCCTTGGTTTTGGAGAAAGCAAGATGCCTTTCAATATTCTCCACTACCACGATCGCATCATCGACCAAGATTCCTATGGAGAAGATGAGCGCGAATAAGGTCACACGATTCAGGGTATATCCCAAGAAGTAATAGATGAATAAGGTTAACGAAAGTGTCACAGGTATCGCGACGAAAACCACAAAGGAAGCTCTCGCACCCATCCACAGTGCGATCAACAGGGACACGGAGAGTGTAGCGATAATCAAATGCTCTATAAGCTCCTTAGACTTTTCGCCTGCGGTGAGCCCGTAATCCCGAATCACGGTTACTTTCACGTCCTTGGGTAGGGATACTGCGAATTCTTCTCCTCTTTCTCGGATCGTTTTGGAAAGCGCCTCTATATTCGTTCCTTTTCTTTTGGAAAAGGAAATAGTAACCGCATTTTGCGAATTCGATTTTTCGAATAGAACTGATTGACGAACTCTTTCTTCCGGACTCTCACGAACTTCCGCCACGTCTCCTACTCGGACGCTTCTTCCCCAACTTTGTTTAATGGGAATCTGCCTAACTTGGTTTTCCGTTCGGATGGAAGAATCCAATTCCACATCCAGAATCCTTTCTTTTCCCCAATTCTTTCCTAACGGAAAAGAAGAGGCGTTTCCCTTCAATGCTTCCGAAAGCTGGACCAAATCGACTCCTAATTCCGTCATACGGATCGGATTTGCGATCACTCGAATCGATTTCCTTCTTCCGCCTAAAAGTTCCACTTTAGAAAGATCGGGAGTGGAGGATAACTCTCGAGCAAGAGGAGCCACCAGAGTTCGTAGGGAATAGTCGTCCCTTTCGGTGGAACTGAAAGTCAACGCTAAAAAAGGGACATCGTCTATCGTAAAAGATTTGATGGATAGATCTTTGATTGCCGGCAATCCGGCTCTTACTTCCTGAAGTTTATGATGAATTTTTAATAAAGAAGGCTCCAATGATTCCCCGACTTTGAATCTCACCGTTACCATGGAACGATGATCCTCCGTCGCCGAATAAACGTATTCCACTCCTTCCAGACCCCAGACCGCTCTTTCTACCGGCTCGGTAATCTTGCGTTCTTGCTCTTTAGCCGTATACCCGGGAGAAAAAACGGAAATATCGATCATAGGAACCGAAATCTGAGGCTCTTCTTCCTTAGGCGTTAGATAGACGGAGAGAACCCCCACCAAAATGCTAACTACTATAAAAATCGGAGTCAGTTTGGATCTTGTAAAGACGCTCGCAACTCTGCCGGCAAATCCGGAATGCTCCTGGATTTTATTCGGATCTTTCATGATTTTCCTCCGCGTAAAGTGTAAGCTCCGCTCTTGTTCTCAAATATTCCAATGTAGAACCGTCCATCGCCTTTAAGGCGTCCGCCGTTCTCGAAAAACTTTCCGCCAGCTGAGCTGCAGGAATGTTTCCTCGCTTAAATAAAGTTTGGGATAGTTTGAGCTGTTCGAATTGGATTCTAAAGGAATCCAGAGAATTAGTTCTATTTTCCGAGAGAGTTCTCTCCCTCTCCAGAAGCATTATAAAATTAGAATTTTCCTTGGCCGATATCTCGTCCGCTCTGGTCGCTGCGGCGTCTGCAAGAATATCAGCTTCCTTTTTGGAACCGATATCCGTAGGATTCAAAAGATTCATTTGCAGATAAACTCCCGCATTATAGGAACTCGCGAAATTCCTATCGCCGGCGTAAGCGTAAGCCTCCGTATATACCCCGGCCTTAGGTAAAAATTTGGATTTTTCCATCTTTGCCCTTTCGCGGCCGATTTCGGACTGGATCTTATACGTTTTTGAAAGGGGAGTATTGCCGCTTACCCTGGAACTAGGAATCGGCATATAGTCTTCCAAAAATCTCATGAAAGGAGATTCTTGCGGTTCGAAGGATTCCAACGAATTTCCGGAGAGAATACGAAGAGTCTCTATGGATTCCTTTTTTAACAATTCGACTTCTTTCTGTTCCGAAAGTAATCTGAGTCGCAAAGATTTTAAGGCAAGGTATCCGGAATGTCCGACAGGATTGGCCGTCGAATCCAATCGATACGATCTTAGAAAACTATCCAATTCTTCTAGGATTCTTTTTCTTTCCTTTATGGATCCTGAATAGACTAAAGACGCTTGGTATGCGATCGCCGTTTGCTGGAATATGGTTCGCTTAATGTACTCGTTTTCCGAGCGGCTCGCTTCCCATTCTTTTTCCTTCACTTTCTTTAATGTGGATCGGTACCCTCCTTCGTAGAGAGTAATCTCCAATCCTAAAGTACCCCGGGAGTAAGTATTCGCTCCCGGATGATTTAAGGTATCCTTGGCCAAAAGATTACTCGTATTCGAATTTAAATTTTGGTAAGGTTGGTTATTCGAATCCAAATAATTTCCCGGATTAGATCGCACGCTATAAGTGGAAAAATCCGATTGAGTTGCGGATCTCTGTCCGAGTTTACCCGCAAAATTCAGAGTAGGATCGTCCGTGTTATAGGTACGAATATCCGAATAGATTCTGGGAAGCCAATGCAATCCGGCACGGAAACTCGCCGATTTTGCCGCTTCCATTTCCAAAGATTTGGACAATAAAGTCGGAGAATGCTCCCTTACTTTCTCCCATACGGATTGAAAATCTTTCCTTTCCTGGGCAAAAAGAAAGTTCGGGAACAAAAGAGCCACTCCGAACGATAGTAGAAACATTCTCCAGGCTTTCATGCGATTCCCTTATAGGCTCCGCATTTTTCAGAAATGCCTAACTTGCGCAAAAGGATAGCCATCGGACAAAAACCTGTCAGCGAAAAGACCACCATATTCACGCCGACCAGTGCATTCAGTGCAAATCCCCACTTATCCACAAGTAAGCCCAAACCTAAACCGATTAAGGAAAAGGATCCGGCGATTAGGAAGAGGACCCTCTCCAAATACCAAGTGCCATTAGTTCTCGATTCCATATATACCCCCCTAGGTATCTATATAGACCATATACCCATGGGGGTATATTAGATTGCAAGCTTTTTTAAGGGGAAACGAAAAAGCCCCCGGAAAATCCGAAGGCTTTATAACTAGGAGGGAAAATAATGGGAGATATTAGAGGGAAAAGGCGGCTTTAATCGCTTTCTTTACGTTATTTTGGACCGTTTGGACTTTCTTTTCCGCAAAGCAACGTTCCATATACTCTTGGACATACGCCTCGCCGAATTTCTTTAAGGCCTGGCTAGATGCCTTAAGAAGCAATAAGGTCTTTTCGCAATCGTTCTCGTCGCTATAGAGAGTCTTTTCAATAGCCTCTAATTGCCCTTGGATTCTATGCAATCGGTTGCTAAGCTGCTTACGTGCTTCTTCAATGTTCATAGCCTATACCCTATGTGGTATAATCGCCTGTCAATTCTCTTTCCGGATTTCGATACGAATTGAAAAAGGAAATGAATAATTTTTAGAGCTATTTACTTTAGGAACGGTTTACATGAAATTTCTTTCGTTTTGCTTATTCGGCCTTCTTTTTATACGCTGCTCCTCATCCTTGCCTACCGCTTTCAAAAATAATACCGAGTCTAAGGAACTTTATTCTAGCTGTATGCGGTTCTTAGAAGAAGGAAGCGAATCCATTACGGAAGACACCTTATTGCAAGAGTTACGAGAGGCAGCCGCTAGCGGAAGTTCGGATACTCTGAATTCGGGAGAACTAGTCTACGATACCCTTAGCAGACAAGGAAGACACCTTCAATTGAATCCCCAGGGTAGAATCGAATATTTCAGAATTTTACCGGTAAGAATGGAATCCCGAGATGCCGTGAATTTTCTATGTGCCGAGTATATACGTTGGCAATTGGAGAAGAATTTTCAAAAGGCCGCTATAATAACCAAAGGCGAACCTAAGAATGAACTCGGTCTCGAACTGCAAAGGGAGAATGTAAAGGAATACGGACGATTTTCCCGTGTACTCAAAGGAAAACCGCAGATCATTAAAAATTTCTTATTCTTTTCCTTGGATCCTTATATTACGGGAAAACTCGGACTACCGATCAGTCCTTGTAAACTTTCGGAAGAGCTAAAGGAATCGATTAAAATCGCCGTAGAAGGATTAAGCGATCGGGATGCGGTTCTATCCTGGACCGCTTCCATCCGATCCATATCCACTTACGAACTCGGGTTCACGCTGGCTGGTTATTGCAATAAAGTGGAATGAAGCGAACTCCGTTTGTTTAATCGATCAACTATC is a window of Leptospira wolffii serovar Khorat str. Khorat-H2 DNA encoding:
- the hisH gene encoding imidazole glycerol phosphate synthase subunit HisH; its protein translation is MIAVLDYGMGNIHSCLKAISHFTKDFIYTKDPEVLQSADALILPGDGHFDKAMHNLNESGLRKYVDGHVQSGKPLFGICIGYQILFEDSDETVSGNPKELVQGLGYIKGKVRKFRGKNYKVPHIGWNRLYKRNPSKSVLLNGLDDESFVYFIHSYRPVDVEGKAVSGLCDYYGERFPAVVEKGNIFGTQFHPEKSHTYGLKILENFIRSL
- the hisB gene encoding imidazoleglycerol-phosphate dehydratase HisB, whose product is MKEERKTSETDIKLALNIRGTGKYKFDTEIPFFEHMLSHVSKHGLIDMDLWLRGDIEIDCHHSVEDTAILLGNIIHKQLGDKAGIRRYGHYTLPMDEVLTTVAVDLGGRYYYKYTGPELTGKFGIYDAELSLEFLQKFALNAKMNLHVVVHYGENRHHIHESIFKGLGKALRMAMEIDPASAGMIPSTKGVLE
- a CDS encoding efflux RND transporter permease subunit, translated to MKDPNKIQEHSGFAGRVASVFTRSKLTPIFIVVSILVGVLSVYLTPKEEEPQISVPMIDISVFSPGYTAKEQERKITEPVERAVWGLEGVEYVYSATEDHRSMVTVRFKVGESLEPSLLKIHHKLQEVRAGLPAIKDLSIKSFTIDDVPFLALTFSSTERDDYSLRTLVAPLARELSSTPDLSKVELLGGRRKSIRVIANPIRMTELGVDLVQLSEALKGNASSFPLGKNWGKERILDVELDSSIRTENQVRQIPIKQSWGRSVRVGDVAEVRESPEERVRQSVLFEKSNSQNAVTISFSKRKGTNIEALSKTIRERGEEFAVSLPKDVKVTVIRDYGLTAGEKSKELIEHLIIATLSVSLLIALWMGARASFVVFVAIPVTLSLTLFIYYFLGYTLNRVTLFALIFSIGILVDDAIVVVENIERHLAFSKTKDKIASILNAVSEVGNPTILATFTVIAAILPMAFVRGMMGPYMKPIPVGASLAMILSLLVAFSVIPWVAAKVLKEQTSHSASPGKVSKLDSIYLRIASWLLESPKNLGKLVLTILLLFSFAVGMVLTKAVKVKMLPFDDKDEFQVTLDFDPRTPLSENLERSKELAILLLKNENIEKIQIFAGEAAPFSFSGMVKHTFLRRDDWKSDLHIVLKEKKKRKGKSHEIIESIRPLLSDYGKRNGALTKILEIPPGPPVLSTLVMEIYGPTDAERKRIAGEVLEILEKKKGVVDLDSSLRENRPKILYPFDFNKGGILGTSSASLANNAAYYFRESSVFLLSESENPEDVSVDLSVPEKFRSSSEPFANWGISSPLAGSVRSEALLGTSKIQKSGTLHRKNLKPLEYVTAEFSGEEEAPVYGILSLSPEIKYPTQTADVPWNTKNPVIKWDGEWFITYEVFRDLGGAFAIVMVLIYILVLGWFQSYRLPIIIMAPIPISLIGIIPGHWIAGAYFTATSMIGFIAGAGIIVRNSIILVDFIEAEIESGKSTKQAVLDAGLVRFRPMFLTAAAVIVGSSVMLFDPIFQGLAVSLIFGEIAATILSRFAVPAFYFWFSGRR
- a CDS encoding TolC family protein gives rise to the protein MFLLSFGVALLFPNFLFAQERKDFQSVWEKVREHSPTLLSKSLEMEAAKSASFRAGLHWLPRIYSDIRTYNTDDPTLNFAGKLGQRSATQSDFSTYSVRSNPGNYLDSNNQPYQNLNSNTSNLLAKDTLNHPGANTYSRGTLGLEITLYEGGYRSTLKKVKEKEWEASRSENEYIKRTIFQQTAIAYQASLVYSGSIKERKRILEELDSFLRSYRLDSTANPVGHSGYLALKSLRLRLLSEQKEVELLKKESIETLRILSGNSLESFEPQESPFMRFLEDYMPIPSSRVSGNTPLSKTYKIQSEIGRERAKMEKSKFLPKAGVYTEAYAYAGDRNFASSYNAGVYLQMNLLNPTDIGSKKEADILADAAATRADEISAKENSNFIMLLERERTLSENRTNSLDSFRIQFEQLKLSQTLFKRGNIPAAQLAESFSRTADALKAMDGSTLEYLRTRAELTLYAEENHERSE
- a CDS encoding YgaP-like transmembrane domain, which translates into the protein MESRTNGTWYLERVLFLIAGSFSLIGLGLGLLVDKWGFALNALVGVNMVVFSLTGFCPMAILLRKLGISEKCGAYKGIA
- a CDS encoding metal-sensitive transcriptional regulator, whose translation is MNIEEARKQLSNRLHRIQGQLEAIEKTLYSDENDCEKTLLLLKASSQALKKFGEAYVQEYMERCFAEKKVQTVQNNVKKAIKAAFSL